A genomic segment from Nitrospinaceae bacterium encodes:
- a CDS encoding TonB family protein, with the protein MGENKRVLVVPLFISLLLHLLVLVGLSVNFLWPKSVSAKKSVPIRIVSVDQPKPKEKLPLNTDSRFLSNANRKESGKGKGPGKPKLKRDLKDKIPARRGEQAPKVASLVPPSPPVRERPPVPEVREVAPVPKPEPQKKPEPEKKPEPEKVEPKPEPKVVEKPEPKVEPKPEPKPRKAEVKPPPKPEPPKKSPPKKEVENTRPAPPKRKMLKAKLPKPKPPEKKKPEPKKKVVKPKKKKIKKQVKKKLKKRVEVASLPKPRPKPREARKPIRRVTPQKSKVPVDPLAMFRAKPKGRPNAPRYKLSDEDADRITKAAEDERRRLEKEAGEAVSLDTKDYRYASYFAYIKERIKNNWSYPDEAKQFSGKLFLQFTLHSSGRLVRVRLLRSTGYKILDEEALSAIAKSAPFKPFPQEMKKKSLTIKGSFSYENSPNIFTRRR; encoded by the coding sequence ATGGGTGAGAACAAGAGGGTCCTGGTTGTCCCTCTCTTTATATCGCTCCTGCTTCATCTGCTCGTGCTCGTTGGCTTGAGCGTGAATTTTCTGTGGCCCAAGAGCGTATCGGCGAAAAAGTCCGTTCCCATTCGCATTGTGTCGGTCGATCAGCCCAAACCAAAAGAAAAGCTACCGCTCAATACCGATAGCCGTTTTCTCTCGAATGCCAACCGCAAAGAGAGTGGAAAGGGTAAAGGGCCCGGGAAGCCAAAACTCAAGCGTGATCTTAAGGACAAAATTCCCGCCAGGCGGGGCGAGCAGGCGCCTAAAGTCGCCTCGCTGGTTCCGCCATCGCCGCCCGTTCGTGAACGACCCCCGGTTCCCGAAGTACGCGAAGTCGCGCCTGTGCCGAAACCCGAGCCGCAAAAAAAGCCCGAGCCTGAAAAAAAGCCGGAACCTGAAAAAGTGGAGCCGAAGCCTGAGCCCAAGGTGGTGGAAAAACCCGAGCCTAAGGTGGAGCCGAAGCCCGAGCCAAAGCCGAGGAAAGCAGAGGTGAAGCCCCCTCCAAAGCCCGAGCCGCCAAAAAAATCGCCCCCCAAAAAAGAGGTGGAAAATACGCGGCCCGCCCCTCCCAAGCGTAAAATGCTCAAGGCGAAGCTTCCCAAGCCAAAGCCGCCGGAGAAAAAAAAGCCTGAGCCCAAAAAAAAAGTCGTCAAGCCTAAAAAGAAAAAAATTAAAAAACAGGTGAAGAAAAAACTGAAAAAGCGGGTTGAAGTCGCCTCCCTACCCAAGCCAAGACCAAAGCCCAGGGAGGCACGCAAGCCGATCAGGAGAGTGACACCTCAAAAATCCAAGGTGCCCGTCGATCCGCTTGCCATGTTCCGCGCCAAGCCCAAGGGCAGGCCCAACGCCCCGCGCTATAAACTCTCGGATGAGGACGCGGATCGAATCACAAAAGCCGCCGAGGACGAAAGGCGGCGCTTGGAGAAGGAGGCTGGCGAGGCGGTTTCCCTCGACACCAAGGATTATCGATATGCCTCGTATTTTGCATATATCAAAGAGAGGATTAAAAATAATTGGAGCTATCCTGATGAAGCTAAGCAATTCAGTGGTAAGCTGTTTCTTCAGTTTACCCTCCACTCGAGTGGTCGGTTGGTCCGGGTTAGGTTATTGCGTTCCACGGGCTATAAGATTCTCGATGAGGAGGCCCTCTCCGCCATTGCCAAGTCCGCTCCGTTCAAGCCTTTTCCGCAGGAGATGAAGAAAAAGTCATTGACGATCAAAGGTTCGTTTTCCTACGAGAATTCGCCTAATATTTTCACCCGCCGAAGATAA
- a CDS encoding DinB family protein: MEATELIEKLLDMNEGAIEMALDGLPDEQFNEAPTTETNHIGWILWHKTRVEDAVIAHVSGGSQVWTDGGWGEKFGVDPAPNNIGLGHSLETVHAIKPSKAGLSEYAKAVREKTKAALKTISPEELDKEIPDFIPNQTIRAGELLGRALLIDNVMHSGQVMYLRGYYTGFGWLPF; this comes from the coding sequence ATGGAAGCAACCGAACTTATCGAAAAGCTGCTGGACATGAACGAGGGCGCCATCGAGATGGCGCTCGATGGCCTCCCAGACGAGCAGTTCAACGAGGCACCGACCACTGAGACGAATCACATCGGCTGGATCTTGTGGCACAAGACGCGGGTCGAGGACGCCGTGATCGCACATGTCTCGGGCGGCTCACAGGTGTGGACCGATGGCGGCTGGGGCGAGAAGTTCGGCGTCGACCCCGCTCCGAACAACATCGGCCTCGGACATTCCCTCGAAACAGTCCACGCCATAAAACCCTCCAAAGCCGGTCTGAGCGAATACGCCAAAGCTGTCCGCGAGAAAACGAAAGCAGCGCTCAAAACGATTTCACCAGAGGAGTTGGACAAGGAGATACCCGACTTTATACCCAACCAGACGATTCGGGCCGGTGAGCTGTTGGGCCGGGCGCTTTTGATCGACAACGTCATGCACAGCGGCCAGGTTATGTATCTGCGCGGCTACTACACCGGCTTCGGCTGGCTGCCGTTTTAG
- a CDS encoding metal-dependent transcriptional regulator codes for MEDYLKNIYKLQEESSPVTTKAIAEKMEISPASVTSMTKKLDQLKLLNYKRYGGVVLTERGMKVALEIIRHHRLLELYLNQKVGIEWHKVDAEAEELEHVLSEEVEAAMDHALDYPTIDPHGDPIPAKDGTIISPEETVLIELEPGRASVVSRVIQDSPEMLEYLGGIGIFPDVPIEVEEQTPLAGTVTVRVKGKSRALGRDVASCIYVSSANSSEN; via the coding sequence ATGGAGGACTACCTGAAGAACATCTACAAGCTTCAGGAAGAATCCTCGCCCGTCACGACGAAGGCCATTGCCGAGAAAATGGAGATTTCCCCGGCCTCGGTCACGAGCATGACCAAAAAACTCGATCAGTTGAAACTTCTCAACTACAAACGCTACGGGGGGGTTGTCCTCACGGAGCGTGGTATGAAGGTTGCGCTCGAAATTATCCGCCACCACCGCCTGCTCGAACTCTATTTGAATCAAAAGGTGGGCATCGAATGGCACAAGGTGGACGCCGAGGCAGAGGAGCTAGAGCACGTACTGAGCGAGGAGGTGGAGGCGGCCATGGACCATGCCCTCGATTATCCGACCATCGATCCGCATGGCGATCCGATACCGGCCAAAGACGGGACCATCATCAGCCCGGAGGAGACGGTGCTCATCGAACTTGAGCCGGGACGAGCGAGCGTCGTATCGCGGGTGATTCAGGATAGCCCGGAGATGCTCGAATATTTGGGCGGGATCGGCATATTTCCCGACGTGCCCATCGAGGTTGAGGAGCAAACCCCGTTGGCGGGCACCGTGACTGTTCGCGTGAAAGGAAAATCCCGCGCCCTGGGCCGCGATGTGGCAAGCTGCATCTACGTGTCCTCTGCCAATAGTTCCGAAAATTAA
- a CDS encoding SRPBCC domain-containing protein — MTAQKTSPDIALRITRTIQAPREKVFQAWTDPEKLIKWWGPEGCSCHTAEVDLREGGGYRIQMSVPDGGEHFTHGEYREVRPPEKLVFTWIWEKVAEMEGVETLMTLEFMEKGEATEIILTHERFPTEQDRKNHEWGWNSSLDCLEKALA; from the coding sequence ATGACCGCACAGAAAACGAGCCCCGACATCGCTCTTCGTATCACGAGAACCATCCAGGCCCCGAGGGAGAAAGTGTTCCAGGCCTGGACCGACCCCGAGAAATTAATCAAATGGTGGGGGCCCGAGGGATGCTCGTGTCACACCGCCGAGGTTGATCTGCGCGAGGGGGGCGGCTACCGCATCCAAATGAGCGTCCCCGACGGGGGCGAGCACTTCACCCATGGCGAGTACCGCGAAGTGCGCCCGCCCGAGAAACTCGTGTTCACCTGGATTTGGGAAAAAGTCGCCGAGATGGAAGGGGTGGAAACACTCATGACGCTCGAATTCATGGAAAAAGGCGAGGCCACCGAGATCATCCTCACCCACGAGCGCTTCCCCACCGAGCAGGACCGCAAAAACCACGAATGGGGCTGGAACAGCTCGCTCGATTGCCTGGAAAAAGCCCTGGCTTGA
- a CDS encoding NAD(P)-dependent glycerol-3-phosphate dehydrogenase, producing the protein MESLRIAVIGAGAWGTSLADLLAEIGHEVTLWVLEEDLCARMKETRENDVYLPGVSLQPALRTTSDLAEAASAGQELLLSVVPSQFLSRVWEGLAPSVHEEALIVSATKGLDEKTLTLPTQLIGGTLVKRGAKNAVVCLSGPTFAKELADRKPTAIVAASENESAALRVQAAFSALCLRVYTGDDPIGTQIGGALKNVIALAAGVADGMALGYNTRAALIVRGLAEMSRLGEAMGGRAETLAGLAGMGDLVLTCTGDLSRNRTVGLRLGGGEKLNDILGSMKAVAEGVATAPVAVSLSKKFGVEMPIAAQVNAVLFEDKDPREALGELMSRPLKAEWT; encoded by the coding sequence ATGGAATCTTTGCGAATTGCGGTCATTGGCGCCGGTGCATGGGGAACCTCGCTGGCGGATTTGCTCGCCGAGATCGGACACGAGGTCACGCTCTGGGTGCTGGAGGAGGACCTTTGCGCCCGAATGAAAGAAACGCGCGAGAACGATGTCTATCTCCCGGGCGTCTCCCTTCAACCCGCGCTTCGCACGACCTCCGATTTGGCCGAGGCGGCCTCGGCTGGCCAGGAGCTTCTTTTGAGCGTGGTGCCGAGCCAGTTTCTCTCCCGCGTCTGGGAGGGGCTTGCCCCCTCGGTGCACGAGGAGGCCCTTATCGTGAGTGCAACGAAGGGGCTCGATGAGAAAACCCTCACGCTGCCGACCCAGCTTATCGGCGGCACCCTTGTAAAACGCGGCGCGAAGAACGCCGTCGTATGTCTCTCGGGCCCGACTTTCGCGAAAGAGCTCGCGGATAGAAAACCCACCGCGATTGTGGCGGCCTCTGAGAATGAGAGCGCAGCCCTCCGCGTGCAGGCGGCCTTCTCGGCGCTTTGCCTTCGCGTTTATACCGGGGATGACCCGATTGGCACCCAAATTGGGGGGGCGCTTAAAAACGTTATTGCGCTGGCCGCAGGCGTGGCCGACGGCATGGCGCTTGGCTACAACACCCGCGCCGCGCTGATAGTGCGCGGGCTGGCCGAGATGAGCCGCCTCGGCGAGGCGATGGGCGGGCGCGCCGAAACCTTGGCGGGGCTGGCGGGCATGGGCGATCTGGTGCTCACCTGCACGGGCGATCTGAGCCGCAACCGTACGGTGGGCCTCCGCCTGGGCGGCGGCGAGAAGCTGAATGACATTCTCGGCTCGATGAAGGCGGTTGCCGAAGGGGTGGCCACCGCGCCCGTGGCCGTGTCGCTGAGTAAAAAGTTTGGGGTTGAGATGCCGATAGCAGCCCAGGTCAACGCTGTTTTATTTGAGGACAAAGACCCCCGTGAGGCGCTAGGCGAGCTCATGTCACGGCCCCTTAAAGCCGAGTGGACGTAG
- the groL gene encoding chaperonin GroEL (60 kDa chaperone family; promotes refolding of misfolded polypeptides especially under stressful conditions; forms two stacked rings of heptamers to form a barrel-shaped 14mer; ends can be capped by GroES; misfolded proteins enter the barrel where they are refolded when GroES binds), giving the protein MAKILLFDEEARGKIKRGIDQLADAVKVTLGPKGRNVVIDRKFGSPTSTKDGVTVAKEIELEDAFENMGAQIVNEVASKTSDVAGDGTTTATVLAQAIYREGMKNVTAGANPIELKRGIDQGVEAVVAELRKLSKPIKDKKEIAQVGSISANNDPSIGNLIAEAMDKVGKDGVITVEEAKSMETSLDIVEGMQFDRGYLSPYFVTNPDRMEASLDDAYILIHEKKISNMREMLPLLEKIAKTGKPLVVLAEDIEGEALATLVVNKLRGTLNVVGVKAPGFGDRRKAMLEDIGILTGGRMLSEDLGIKLENVTLDDLGQAKRITVDKDNTTIVEGKGKAKDIEGRVKQIRNQVEETTSDYDREKLQERLAKLVGGVAVINVGAATEAEMKEKKARVEDALNATRAAVEEGVVVGGGVALVRCQKVLGNLNLDGDLQVGVAILSRSLEAPLREIANNAGVEGSIVVQKVKGEKGNTGYNAATDTYGDLVKSGVIDPTKVTRSALQNAASVSGLMLTTECLISDKPDEKGAGGMPPMPDPGMGGMGGMM; this is encoded by the coding sequence ATGGCTAAAATTCTTCTCTTCGACGAGGAAGCTCGCGGGAAGATCAAACGCGGCATCGATCAGCTGGCCGATGCTGTGAAAGTGACTCTCGGACCCAAGGGCCGCAACGTTGTTATCGACCGCAAATTCGGTTCCCCGACCTCCACCAAAGACGGCGTAACGGTGGCCAAAGAGATCGAGCTCGAGGATGCCTTCGAGAACATGGGCGCCCAGATTGTAAACGAGGTTGCCTCTAAGACTTCTGATGTTGCCGGCGACGGCACCACGACGGCGACCGTTCTGGCCCAGGCCATCTACCGTGAAGGCATGAAGAACGTCACGGCCGGCGCCAACCCGATCGAACTCAAGCGCGGCATCGACCAGGGCGTCGAGGCAGTTGTAGCTGAGCTCCGCAAGCTCTCCAAACCGATCAAGGACAAAAAAGAGATTGCCCAGGTCGGCTCCATTTCGGCCAACAACGATCCTTCCATCGGCAACCTCATCGCCGAGGCCATGGACAAGGTCGGCAAAGACGGCGTCATCACGGTTGAGGAAGCCAAGTCGATGGAGACTTCGCTCGACATCGTCGAGGGCATGCAGTTTGATCGCGGCTACCTGAGCCCCTATTTCGTGACCAACCCGGACCGCATGGAAGCTTCTCTCGATGACGCATACATTCTCATCCACGAGAAGAAAATTTCGAACATGCGCGAGATGCTCCCCCTTCTTGAGAAAATCGCCAAGACCGGCAAGCCTCTCGTCGTGCTCGCCGAGGACATCGAGGGCGAGGCGCTGGCCACCCTGGTTGTCAACAAACTGCGCGGCACCCTGAATGTCGTTGGCGTCAAGGCCCCTGGCTTTGGTGACCGCAGGAAAGCGATGCTCGAGGATATCGGGATTCTCACCGGTGGACGTATGCTGAGTGAAGATCTTGGCATCAAGCTTGAGAACGTCACCCTTGACGACCTGGGCCAGGCCAAGCGCATCACGGTCGACAAGGACAACACCACGATCGTCGAAGGCAAGGGCAAGGCCAAGGACATTGAAGGCCGTGTGAAGCAGATCCGCAACCAGGTCGAGGAGACCACGAGCGACTACGATCGTGAGAAGCTCCAAGAGCGGCTTGCGAAGCTCGTCGGCGGTGTGGCTGTCATCAACGTTGGCGCCGCGACCGAGGCCGAGATGAAAGAGAAGAAGGCCCGCGTTGAGGATGCCCTGAACGCCACCCGCGCTGCGGTTGAAGAGGGTGTTGTCGTTGGCGGCGGTGTCGCGCTTGTTCGTTGCCAGAAGGTGCTCGGTAACCTCAATCTCGACGGTGACCTTCAGGTGGGCGTTGCTATTCTCTCTCGCTCGCTCGAAGCGCCGCTTCGCGAGATTGCCAACAACGCTGGCGTCGAAGGCTCCATCGTTGTGCAGAAGGTCAAGGGCGAAAAAGGCAACACCGGCTACAACGCTGCGACCGACACGTATGGCGACCTTGTGAAGTCCGGCGTCATTGACCCAACCAAGGTGACGCGCTCGGCGCTTCAGAACGCCGCCTCGGTTTCGGGTTTGATGCTCACGACCGAGTGCCTCATCAGCGATAAGCCTGACGAGAAGGGTGCTGGCGGAATGCCTCCGATGCCCGATCCCGGCATGGGCGGTATGGGCGGCATGATGTAA
- the groES gene encoding co-chaperone GroES, with the protein MAKTKVTPLQDRLLVRRMDDDAETTEGGIILPDSAKEKPQEGEVIAVGPGKVTDDGKRQKPELSKGDRIMFAKYAGTEVKIDGEDLLIMREDDVLAVVN; encoded by the coding sequence ATGGCGAAGACGAAAGTTACGCCGCTTCAGGATCGTTTGTTGGTGCGTCGTATGGATGACGATGCGGAAACGACCGAGGGAGGCATCATTCTGCCTGACTCGGCCAAAGAAAAGCCCCAAGAGGGTGAGGTTATTGCTGTTGGTCCCGGAAAGGTGACCGACGACGGCAAGCGCCAGAAGCCCGAGCTGAGCAAAGGCGACCGGATTATGTTTGCCAAGTATGCGGGAACGGAAGTGAAGATCGATGGCGAGGATCTGTTGATCATGCGCGAGGATGACGTTCTGGCTGTTGTTAATTAA
- a CDS encoding enoyl-CoA hydratase/isomerase family protein produces MSYQHVLIEKSEGIGLITINREEVRNAIDPLTYSEIIQAMQDFEADEEVGVIILTGAGDKSFAAGSDIRQIKDRTLMDGLAAPPQRNLAKVEDIEKPIIAALNGFALGGGCELSMACDIRIASDRAKLGQPEVNLGFIPGAGGTQRLINLVGLGKAKELIMTGDIIDAAEAERIGLVNKVVPHDELLTAAREMAKKILSKGPLAIRLAKMVMNARIKGGQEAAMLVERFAQSCLMTTEDKIEGTTAFLEKRKPEFKGR; encoded by the coding sequence GTGAGCTATCAACATGTACTAATCGAAAAATCCGAAGGAATCGGACTCATCACCATCAACCGAGAAGAAGTGCGCAACGCCATCGACCCCCTAACCTACAGCGAGATTATTCAGGCCATGCAAGACTTCGAGGCCGACGAGGAGGTGGGCGTCATCATCCTCACCGGCGCCGGGGACAAATCCTTTGCCGCAGGCTCGGACATCAGGCAAATTAAAGATCGCACGCTCATGGACGGCCTCGCCGCCCCGCCCCAACGCAACCTCGCCAAGGTCGAGGACATCGAAAAACCAATTATTGCAGCCCTCAACGGCTTCGCCTTGGGGGGCGGCTGCGAGCTCTCGATGGCGTGCGACATCCGCATCGCCAGCGACCGCGCCAAGCTGGGCCAGCCCGAAGTTAACCTGGGCTTCATTCCCGGCGCCGGCGGCACCCAGCGGCTTATTAACCTGGTGGGCCTGGGCAAGGCCAAAGAGTTGATAATGACGGGCGACATTATCGATGCCGCCGAGGCCGAGCGCATCGGCCTCGTCAACAAGGTAGTGCCCCACGATGAACTCTTAACGGCGGCCCGTGAGATGGCCAAAAAAATACTGAGTAAGGGCCCCCTCGCCATTCGCCTTGCCAAGATGGTGATGAACGCACGCATCAAGGGGGGCCAAGAGGCCGCCATGCTCGTCGAGCGCTTTGCCCAGAGCTGCCTCATGACCACCGAGGATAAGATCGAGGGCACCACGGCGTTTTTAGAAAAGCGCAAACCTGAGTTCAAGGGGAGGTAG
- a CDS encoding helix-turn-helix transcriptional regulator, giving the protein MQVSPASLNRTFSALADPTRRAILSRLAQGESSVGNLAAPFRMSLPAVSKHLRVLEGAGLVRREKDGRVRRCRLESAPMEEAAEWLSHYRKFWDGQLDSLATFLEDNLEDSNG; this is encoded by the coding sequence ATGCAAGTTTCCCCCGCATCGCTCAACAGAACTTTTTCGGCGCTTGCCGACCCCACCCGCCGGGCAATTCTCTCGCGCCTGGCGCAGGGGGAGTCCTCGGTAGGCAATCTGGCCGCACCGTTTAGGATGTCGCTTCCCGCCGTCTCCAAGCACCTTCGCGTCCTTGAGGGCGCCGGGCTCGTTCGCCGTGAAAAAGATGGCCGCGTGCGTCGGTGTCGGTTGGAATCCGCACCGATGGAAGAGGCCGCCGAGTGGCTCTCGCATTACCGCAAGTTTTGGGATGGACAACTCGATTCGCTGGCCACGTTTCTCGAAGACAACCTGGAGGATTCGAATGGATAA